The Aedes aegypti strain LVP_AGWG chromosome 1, AaegL5.0 Primary Assembly, whole genome shotgun sequence sequence agtcatcaaccatcatcatcgcgaaaattgatgacgatgattgaaaaggAAAACTTCTAGAGCGGGATGGTCACAGCGCTGGAAAGTAGACCAGATGAGGACTTGACAGTCGAGCTGGTCCGATCGAAACTCTTGGACGAGTACGAGCGTCAGAAGGAGCGATCCGGTCATGGATCATTCGGCGATGCGAATGCGTGCATGAAGTCGCACCGTGTTGTGAAGAAAAGTCCGACattcacacttaaattattttacggattcctgtaaaatctcaacagctgaacagttcggtgaaataaattaacggagtacggtaattttttacagtattcggtgaaaaatcaacgtaatccgtaaaatttcgacggaattacggtgttttatttcaccgaactgttcagctgttgagattacggtgaaattcaccgtaagagcttagtgtgttgAGTGCTTCTTTTGTAAGAAAAAGGGCCACATGAAGCAAGACTGCTTGCGGTTTGAGGCTCTGAAGAGCAAGGGTGATAATCGAGAAAAAGGACAAAAGAAGAAAAGGGATCGCTCGTAGGCTAAACAGGCTACGGAGAAAAGTTCTAGTGCGGTGCTGTCCATGGCCGGGGAGAAGAGACGATGTTGCTGGATTGTGGCTAGCGGTGCCAGCAGCGACATGAGCTATACGTGTACGTCCTCCATTTTCCgcagtgtcaacatttgctccattatcaatcagtaatttcacaacctcaagaTTGTTGGAGAGCAGGTACATCACGCACCCTGTAGTGGAGATGTCTATGGGTAAGAATTGTAAAGGTAGTATTTTAAGTGAAtgaattttagatatatttacccagacatgaaataaaatagaggagctggctggtagcgacatcagtcagtagcctgcggtATGGAGCGAATAGCCTTGTTGTTTATAGTCGTTAGTCTTTTATTTCAACAGGTTATGTGCCCAGGAACGTGTTCTCACTGCATGTATCGTTCTGGAGGAGGATTGGCCGCATAAGCCGCGTGGCGCAGAACGGGATCCTCAGGCTGGATGGATTGGCCGCAACGGAGGACGGGATCTATCGGGAATGTAGGCGATACAGGACACTGGATGGTAGCTGGCTGGTCAAAGGAGCTCGTGGACAGGATCGAAGTCAGGAGGAGCTCGGATGGTTGACGGAGCATGTACGAGGTTCGGAACGAGGAGGAGTTTCGAGACAGAAGGAGACGATCGAGAGTCGAGGTTGCGACcctaaggaggagtgttggaatagaggtagtgtcgcgcctcaggtagaagaatcgtcggttgagaagcatgcgtcgtcgtaggtaaaacACGTGTGGCAGATTTGTTGAGAGAGGTATGATATTTGTGTAGAATGATGAATTGTAAATggtttgaataaagagagttgcagctgctgattgaggtatcagccagttagctgcccagttgaaggaaacatctactgtattgtatttctttatgatttgcaatcggatgtggacgggctagcctcgctGGGATAtgcgtggtcttagcggactagctcTTCAACAAAGACGACCATTTTCAGCATATATGGAGAGGACCATTTTCAGCCATATGGAGAGGTGTACATCCTTCGTTTtgcgtagtgtcaacatttgctccattatcaatcagtaatttaacaacctcaagatgaccattttcAGATGCAATATTGAGAGGTGTCGACCCGTTTGCAGTCTTGGCgtcaacatttgctctattatcaatcagtaattttacaacctcaagatgaccattttggGATGCCACATGAAGAGGTGTCCATCCTTCATTTTCCGTAGTGTaaacatttgctccattatcaatcagtaattttacaacctcaagatgaccattttggGATGCCACATGAAGAGGTGTCCATCCTTTGTTTtgcgtagtgtcaacatttgctctattATCAATCAGTGATTTtacaacctcaagatgaccatttaGGGATGCCACATGAAGAGGTGTCCATCCTTCATTTTGCGTAGTGTaaacatttgctccattatcaatcagtaattttacaacctcaagatgaccatttttggatgCAACATACAGAGGTGTAATCCGTTTACTTtccgtagtgtcaacatttgctctattatcaatcagtaattttacaacctcaagatgaccattttggGATGCCAAATGAAGAGGTGTAATCCCTTTATTTtgcgtagtgtcaacatttgctctattatcaatcagtaattttacaacctcaagatgaccattttggGATGCCACATGAAGAGGTGTCCATCCTTCATTTtgcgtagtgtcaacatttgctctattatcaatcagtaatttcacaaccttaagatgaccatttttggatgCAACATACAGAGGTGTAATCCCTTTATTTtgcgtagtgtcaacatttgctctattatcaatcagtaattttacaacctcaagatgaccattttggGATGCCACATGAAGAGGTGTCCATCCTTCATTTTGCGTAGTGTaaacatttgctccattatcaatcagtaattttacaacctcaagatgaccattttggGATGCCACATGAAGAGGTGTCCATCCTTTGTTTtgcgtagtgtcaacatttgctctattatcaatcagtaatttcacaacctcaagatgTCCATTTTGGGATGCACGATGGAGAGGTGTCCATCCGTTATCGTCCTTAGTGTCAATATTTGCATTGTGATCAATTAGAAATTTCACCATTTCAATATAACCATTGTCAGCGGCTGTATGGAGAGGAGTTCCATAAAAACTGTATTCTAAATCTactccaaattcaaattcattgtCCTCAATAAAATCATAACCGTATTGAATGTTCACAGATAATTGAAATTCACCAAGTAATGCCATGACTAAACCGGTTGAACCTCCATCAACTGCGGCGTGCATAAGAATTTTGTGGTGTGGGTCATTAGAGTTGATTTTCGACTTTCGTAGCAAACGCATTGCTATTTTCTCGTTACCACCAAGACAAGCCCAGACGACAACCTCTGTGTTCTGACTATACAGACTTTGCACTATTTgcatttgttcagaattttcattacACTTGTGCTCCACCattaagaagaaaaattttcgTACAACTTCTCGATCTTCTATTATTTCCATCAGTAAAAATTTGCATTCATCTATGTGatcaaatataaattttgcaacaaagtATTCAGCATACGACAAATGAATGAAATCTATTTTATCTGCAGATGAGGCACTGATAAGCATAGATTTTTCATTTCCTCTCCGAAAACGTTCCAGAAGTCGATTGTTGTTTTTATTAAACGGAGGTTTCTTTATAACATCTTGCAACTCTTCGATTTTCAAATATTGGATGGCTAACAATTTAAGTTGTTCCATAAAGAAGTCAAAACTAGGTTCTATTTCCTCATCAATTTCATCCTCAATTTCATCATATGCGTATACAGCTTTTCTATCCTTACTCTTCATTTTTAAGTTGAAAGATATTTTcacaaacttttcaaacaaattaagtACATTAAGTTTTTCCGACTCAAATGTACAAGTTGCATCAGTTGTTTCtgttttgagaaacttttgaaaatcttc is a genomic window containing:
- the LOC110674848 gene encoding uncharacterized protein LOC110674848, which gives rise to MSCNNMEAQQASTSSNRYECGSNPGNHGISYEKDLAFVTFVAASLEESKFKLAVEMTAAEKFDDVVVFKEESKEVLLFQAKHSINGGHVLYDDLLSDDPRKSKDFAFSRYIQSYLRIRENKVFEGYKPTIIIFTNKSLKRTDELNQLMNIQIQNVNSIIKWCDSKKNLCFEPLNDEVIRKINDIINSELLQIQKHIDKLVKTGKISDLLMQYKTPLQNILKIADGKISFKEPAVDSKDMITHRWMLAEFNLKPNENFPMNRLDDKTVKSLNSFFTGKSRNNLLPVYVEEEQMREFFQSLIFCAEQPTDLRSVAEKMISSWMPRWVDSDLARELKYFDTVFNKWHAQILKQKDYLTFQKQGLDCIQYIKSELKKKFENKHSLIAANLSIYVSRTIIKTINKKDDDEIEPQTNRLTLNHESFEGKSKVQTIQMSDQDFIEQIYQQNALSAGTKCQILIGEPGMGKTTLIYKLFWQSQNLKNVAVYLIRLKNLNFSEERKSDPLHIFEHELPQESGNILRNYLESSEIQIVFLLDGFDEMNPAHQHSVLTIFEKILEKKNTQCIITGRKHVCKLLEDRFKAHALKLKPFDYNEQVKFLKLFWRGESSEALFMKFAEQLLKKFHNEIKGKDYDFTGLPLMIRMLAEVYAEDFQKFLKTETTDATCTFESEKLNVLNLFEKFVKISFNLKMKSKDRKAVYAYDEIEDEIDEEIEPSFDFFMEQLKLLAIQYLKIEELQDVIKKPPFNKNNNRLLERFRRGNEKSMLISASSADKIDFIHLSYAEYFVAKFIFDHIDECKFLLMEIIEDREVVRKFFFLMVEHKCNENSEQMQIVQSLYSQNTEVVVWACLGGNEKIAMRLLRKSKINSNDPHHKILMHAAVDGGSTGLVMALLGEFQLSVNIQYGYDFIEDNEFEFGVDLEYSFYGTPLHTAADNGYIEMVKFLIDHNANIDTKDDNGWTPLHRASQNGHLEVVKLLIDNRANVDTTQNKGWTPLHVASQNGHLEVVKLLIDNGANVYTTQNEGWTPLHVASQNGHLEVVKLLIDNRANVDTTQNKGITPLYVASKNGHLKVVKLLIDNRANVDTTQNEGWTPLHVASQNGHLEVVKLLIDNRANVDTTQNKGITPLHLASQNGHLEVVKLLIDNRANVDTTESKRITPLYVASKNGHLEVVKLLIDNGANVYTTQNEGWTPLHVASLNGHLEVVKSLIDNRANVDTTQNKGWTPLHVASQNGHLEVVKLLIDNGANVYTTENEGWTPLHVASQNGHLEVVKLLIDNRANVDAKTANGSTPLNIASENGHLEVVKLLIDNGANVDTTQNEGCTPLHMAENGPLHIC